A stretch of the Oncorhynchus mykiss isolate Arlee chromosome 23, USDA_OmykA_1.1, whole genome shotgun sequence genome encodes the following:
- the LOC110502290 gene encoding poly(rC)-binding protein 3-like isoform X1, producing MSDKEDGASGGGLNVTLTFRLLMHGKEVGSIIGKKGETVKKMREESGARINISEGSSPERIVTITGPTEGIFRAFSMIAEKFEEDITAAMTNSTVTSHPPVTLRLVFPGSQCGSLIGKGGSKIKEIRETTGAQVQVAGDMLPESTERAVTISGTPQAITQCVRHICSVMLESPPKGATIPYRPKTIPGAVHPVFQQQQQHASQAFTIQGQYAFPHQDLTKLHQLAMQHIPLPSLGQSNPTFPGMGASVPTSSQELAIPNELIGSIIGRHGSKVNEIRQVSGAHIKIASATDGSPMRQVTIIGSPTSINVAHYLINASLEMAKYTMHAASSASPVDLNNMSFSQSVPTVSTPTSMAVMAATTQVPDTMNMHSPSTLQSIPTQHYAVPVSSLLGMKTLPMLAMHPAAASGLPQGLSPYSTKVPTAGMKKSDRQKFAPY from the exons ATGTCTGACAAGGAAGATGGGGCCTCAGGGGGGGGGCTGAATGTTACCCTCACGTTTCGGCTTCTCATGCATGGGAAG GAAGTGGGCAGCATAATTGGAAAGAAAGGGGAAACCgtcaaaaagatgagagaggag AGTGGCGCTCGCATCAACATTTCAGAGGGATCTTCTCCAGAAAGGATTGTTACCATCACAGGACCAACAGAGGGCATCTTCAGAGCTTTCTCTATGATCGCTGAGAAGTTTGAGGAG GACATTACAGCTGCAATGACAAACAGCACTGTAACAAGCCATCCTCCAGTGACACTCCGCCTTGTGTTCCCAGGCAGTCAATGTGGCTCCTTGATAGGCAAAGGAGGCTCCAAGATCAAGGAGATCCGAGAG ACCACAGGTGCTCAGGTGCAGGTGGCAGGGGACATGCTGCCGGAATCCACTGAGAGAGCTGTCACTATCTCAGGCACTCCTCAGGCCATCACGCAGTGTGTCAGACACATCTGCTCTGTCATGCTGGAG TCACCGCCCAAAGGAGCAACAATCCCATATCGCCCCAAGACCATACCTGGAGCTGTCCATCCagtatttcaacaacaacaacaacatgccTCACAA GCCTTCACAATTCAAGGACAGTATGCTTTTCCACATCAAGAT TTGACCAAGCTTCACCAGTTGGCTATGCAGCATATCCCCCTCCCTTCCCTTGGGCAGAGCAACCCTACCTTCCCTG GAATGGGTGCCTCTGTCCCCACCAGTTCTCAGGAGCTGGCAATACCCAATGAA CTTATTGGCTCCATAATTGGCAGACACGGAAGCAAGGTCAATGAGATTCGCCAGGTGTCAGGAGCTCACATTAAGATAGCCAGTGCCACGGACGGATCGCCCATGCGCCAAGTCACGATCATAGGCTCTCCGACCAGCATCAATGTGGCACACTACCTCATCAATGCCAG CTTAGAGATGGCTAAATACACCATGCATGCTGCTTCCTCTGCATCACCTGTTGACCTCAACAACATGAGCTTCTCTCAGTCTGTTCCCACTGTCTCCACACCAACCTCTATGGCTGTCATGGCTGCCACTACCCAAGTCCCTGACACCATGAACATGCACTCCCCCTCCACCTTACAGTCTATCCCCACCCAGCACTATGCTGTCCCCGTTTCCAGTCTACTTGGCATGAAAACGCTCCCTATGCTGGCTATGCACCCAGCAGCTGCCTCAGGCCTTCCACAAGGTCTCTCCCCTTACAGCACTAAAGTACCTACTGCTGGCATGAAAAAATCTGACCGCCAGAAATTTGCCCCATATTGA
- the LOC110502290 gene encoding poly(rC)-binding protein 3-like isoform X2 translates to MHGKEVGSIIGKKGETVKKMREESGARINISEGSSPERIVTITGPTEGIFRAFSMIAEKFEEDITAAMTNSTVTSHPPVTLRLVFPGSQCGSLIGKGGSKIKEIRETTGAQVQVAGDMLPESTERAVTISGTPQAITQCVRHICSVMLESPPKGATIPYRPKTIPGAVHPVFQQQQQHASQAFTIQGQYAFPHQDLTKLHQLAMQHIPLPSLGQSNPTFPGMGASVPTSSQELAIPNELIGSIIGRHGSKVNEIRQVSGAHIKIASATDGSPMRQVTIIGSPTSINVAHYLINASLEMAKYTMHAASSASPVDLNNMSFSQSVPTVSTPTSMAVMAATTQVPDTMNMHSPSTLQSIPTQHYAVPVSSLLGMKTLPMLAMHPAAASGLPQGLSPYSTKVPTAGMKKSDRQKFAPY, encoded by the exons ATGCATGGGAAG GAAGTGGGCAGCATAATTGGAAAGAAAGGGGAAACCgtcaaaaagatgagagaggag AGTGGCGCTCGCATCAACATTTCAGAGGGATCTTCTCCAGAAAGGATTGTTACCATCACAGGACCAACAGAGGGCATCTTCAGAGCTTTCTCTATGATCGCTGAGAAGTTTGAGGAG GACATTACAGCTGCAATGACAAACAGCACTGTAACAAGCCATCCTCCAGTGACACTCCGCCTTGTGTTCCCAGGCAGTCAATGTGGCTCCTTGATAGGCAAAGGAGGCTCCAAGATCAAGGAGATCCGAGAG ACCACAGGTGCTCAGGTGCAGGTGGCAGGGGACATGCTGCCGGAATCCACTGAGAGAGCTGTCACTATCTCAGGCACTCCTCAGGCCATCACGCAGTGTGTCAGACACATCTGCTCTGTCATGCTGGAG TCACCGCCCAAAGGAGCAACAATCCCATATCGCCCCAAGACCATACCTGGAGCTGTCCATCCagtatttcaacaacaacaacaacatgccTCACAA GCCTTCACAATTCAAGGACAGTATGCTTTTCCACATCAAGAT TTGACCAAGCTTCACCAGTTGGCTATGCAGCATATCCCCCTCCCTTCCCTTGGGCAGAGCAACCCTACCTTCCCTG GAATGGGTGCCTCTGTCCCCACCAGTTCTCAGGAGCTGGCAATACCCAATGAA CTTATTGGCTCCATAATTGGCAGACACGGAAGCAAGGTCAATGAGATTCGCCAGGTGTCAGGAGCTCACATTAAGATAGCCAGTGCCACGGACGGATCGCCCATGCGCCAAGTCACGATCATAGGCTCTCCGACCAGCATCAATGTGGCACACTACCTCATCAATGCCAG CTTAGAGATGGCTAAATACACCATGCATGCTGCTTCCTCTGCATCACCTGTTGACCTCAACAACATGAGCTTCTCTCAGTCTGTTCCCACTGTCTCCACACCAACCTCTATGGCTGTCATGGCTGCCACTACCCAAGTCCCTGACACCATGAACATGCACTCCCCCTCCACCTTACAGTCTATCCCCACCCAGCACTATGCTGTCCCCGTTTCCAGTCTACTTGGCATGAAAACGCTCCCTATGCTGGCTATGCACCCAGCAGCTGCCTCAGGCCTTCCACAAGGTCTCTCCCCTTACAGCACTAAAGTACCTACTGCTGGCATGAAAAAATCTGACCGCCAGAAATTTGCCCCATATTGA
- the LOC110502290 gene encoding poly(rC)-binding protein 3-like isoform X3 yields the protein MREESGARINISEGSSPERIVTITGPTEGIFRAFSMIAEKFEEDITAAMTNSTVTSHPPVTLRLVFPGSQCGSLIGKGGSKIKEIRETTGAQVQVAGDMLPESTERAVTISGTPQAITQCVRHICSVMLESPPKGATIPYRPKTIPGAVHPVFQQQQQHASQAFTIQGQYAFPHQDLTKLHQLAMQHIPLPSLGQSNPTFPGMGASVPTSSQELAIPNELIGSIIGRHGSKVNEIRQVSGAHIKIASATDGSPMRQVTIIGSPTSINVAHYLINASLEMAKYTMHAASSASPVDLNNMSFSQSVPTVSTPTSMAVMAATTQVPDTMNMHSPSTLQSIPTQHYAVPVSSLLGMKTLPMLAMHPAAASGLPQGLSPYSTKVPTAGMKKSDRQKFAPY from the exons atgagagaggag AGTGGCGCTCGCATCAACATTTCAGAGGGATCTTCTCCAGAAAGGATTGTTACCATCACAGGACCAACAGAGGGCATCTTCAGAGCTTTCTCTATGATCGCTGAGAAGTTTGAGGAG GACATTACAGCTGCAATGACAAACAGCACTGTAACAAGCCATCCTCCAGTGACACTCCGCCTTGTGTTCCCAGGCAGTCAATGTGGCTCCTTGATAGGCAAAGGAGGCTCCAAGATCAAGGAGATCCGAGAG ACCACAGGTGCTCAGGTGCAGGTGGCAGGGGACATGCTGCCGGAATCCACTGAGAGAGCTGTCACTATCTCAGGCACTCCTCAGGCCATCACGCAGTGTGTCAGACACATCTGCTCTGTCATGCTGGAG TCACCGCCCAAAGGAGCAACAATCCCATATCGCCCCAAGACCATACCTGGAGCTGTCCATCCagtatttcaacaacaacaacaacatgccTCACAA GCCTTCACAATTCAAGGACAGTATGCTTTTCCACATCAAGAT TTGACCAAGCTTCACCAGTTGGCTATGCAGCATATCCCCCTCCCTTCCCTTGGGCAGAGCAACCCTACCTTCCCTG GAATGGGTGCCTCTGTCCCCACCAGTTCTCAGGAGCTGGCAATACCCAATGAA CTTATTGGCTCCATAATTGGCAGACACGGAAGCAAGGTCAATGAGATTCGCCAGGTGTCAGGAGCTCACATTAAGATAGCCAGTGCCACGGACGGATCGCCCATGCGCCAAGTCACGATCATAGGCTCTCCGACCAGCATCAATGTGGCACACTACCTCATCAATGCCAG CTTAGAGATGGCTAAATACACCATGCATGCTGCTTCCTCTGCATCACCTGTTGACCTCAACAACATGAGCTTCTCTCAGTCTGTTCCCACTGTCTCCACACCAACCTCTATGGCTGTCATGGCTGCCACTACCCAAGTCCCTGACACCATGAACATGCACTCCCCCTCCACCTTACAGTCTATCCCCACCCAGCACTATGCTGTCCCCGTTTCCAGTCTACTTGGCATGAAAACGCTCCCTATGCTGGCTATGCACCCAGCAGCTGCCTCAGGCCTTCCACAAGGTCTCTCCCCTTACAGCACTAAAGTACCTACTGCTGGCATGAAAAAATCTGACCGCCAGAAATTTGCCCCATATTGA